Proteins from a single region of Verrucomicrobiota bacterium:
- a CDS encoding potassium transporter KtrB has translation MDPTLVYLMEGGRKSTFREPMARFPRKDTDLRLIPLGFVVLIATGTLLLVLPWAHQPGASLSFLDALFLSTSAACVTGLSTVNVAETFNLFGQVVLLMLIQLGGLGILTAGILLVLVNGSRLTFADEQSIQAAVGKQKRARPFDVFIYACLFVLIIEVTGALALFLSLSKSHPGIPPGRHLWEAVFHAVSAFCNAGFSIYPEGLLRWNRAHDRLLITSLLVIAGGIGLMTLINLRYYYFWRRDPRKRGSLTLQSKVSLVSAAGLLVAGTVVCWLFEIGHTLKHASGIEQLSWSFFHSAMTRTAGFNTVDVGAMDGPTLLVTIGLMFIGGAPGSMAGGIKSVTFVVLILTAWSALRRRDEIQFWHRRLPSRVSFVATMVSLLSAVIIVAGFGLMLMAEQGQPAAQTRHGWLAMVYEVVSAFGTVGLSTGVTPLLTPAGKGIIIALMLTGRIAPLMLAMYLARPPAPIRVRHPREELAVG, from the coding sequence ATGGACCCTACTCTCGTGTACTTGATGGAAGGTGGCCGCAAGTCAACCTTTCGGGAGCCGATGGCGCGTTTTCCCAGAAAGGACACGGATCTTCGACTCATCCCCCTTGGGTTCGTCGTGCTGATCGCGACCGGCACCTTGCTGCTCGTTTTGCCGTGGGCGCACCAACCGGGGGCAAGCCTGAGCTTTTTGGACGCGTTGTTCCTCTCGACCTCCGCGGCCTGCGTCACGGGATTGAGCACGGTGAACGTGGCGGAGACGTTCAATCTTTTTGGACAAGTCGTCCTCCTGATGCTGATCCAGCTTGGAGGCTTGGGGATTCTCACAGCGGGGATTCTGCTCGTTTTGGTCAACGGGAGCCGGCTGACTTTCGCCGACGAACAGTCGATCCAAGCCGCGGTCGGAAAGCAAAAGCGGGCTCGACCTTTTGATGTCTTCATTTACGCCTGCTTGTTCGTGTTGATCATCGAGGTCACGGGGGCGCTGGCGCTTTTCCTGTCCTTGTCGAAATCGCACCCGGGCATCCCTCCCGGCCGGCATTTGTGGGAAGCCGTTTTCCATGCGGTGAGCGCGTTCTGCAATGCCGGCTTTTCCATTTATCCCGAGGGACTGTTGCGGTGGAACCGGGCTCACGACCGTCTCTTGATCACCTCCCTGCTGGTGATTGCGGGAGGGATTGGACTGATGACCCTGATCAATCTGCGTTACTACTATTTTTGGCGACGGGATCCGCGGAAGAGGGGATCCTTGACCTTGCAAAGCAAAGTGTCGCTGGTTTCCGCGGCCGGCTTGCTGGTTGCGGGAACGGTGGTGTGCTGGCTGTTCGAGATTGGACACACGCTGAAGCATGCCTCCGGGATCGAGCAGCTATCCTGGTCTTTCTTTCATTCGGCCATGACGCGCACGGCGGGCTTCAACACCGTGGACGTGGGCGCGATGGACGGTCCCACGCTGCTTGTCACGATCGGACTCATGTTCATTGGCGGTGCACCGGGTTCCATGGCGGGGGGCATCAAATCCGTGACCTTTGTGGTTCTGATCCTGACCGCGTGGTCGGCTTTGAGACGACGGGATGAGATTCAGTTCTGGCATCGCCGACTCCCTTCAAGGGTGTCGTTCGTCGCCACCATGGTTTCCTTGCTCAGCGCCGTGATCATCGTGGCTGGATTCGGTCTCATGCTGATGGCGGAACAAGGTCAGCCGGCGGCGCAAACCCGCCACGGCTGGCTCGCGATGGTGTATGAGGTGGTTTCCGCGTTCGGGACGGTGGGTTTGAGCACGGGGGTCACGCCGCTTTTGACCCCCGCGGGCAAAGGGATTATCATCGCACTCATGCTGACCGGACGCATTGCTCCTCTCATGCTTGCCATGTATCTGGCCCGGCCCCCGGCGCCGATCCGGGTTCGGCATCCACGCGAAGAGCTTGCGGTGGGTTGA